GGACAACTTTCACCCCATACATGAGATAAAAAAACCCAATTTCCTAATGAATTATCCATTTTCTGAAAAACCTTCTAAATGAGATATTTCTTGAATACAATCTAGAATGCCTTGTCCTAAATCAACAAACTCATTAATCATTATTTTTTTACCAACCTTGGAACTATAAGAATAAGGCGTCATAGTGTAATGAGCATTGGAATCACAATTATTAAAATCTAAGGAAATTCTACCAGGTAACATCTCTGAAATCATTTTCATGATGTCCCTAATTTTATAAGACTGAGTACCTGTCAGAATTAAATGTTTATTGCTATATTTCTCATCCTCTAAAATATTTACACTCATAATAGCTGCATCTACTGCATGAATATACTCTCTAAATTCATCCCCGGTTCCCGAGTAAGAAATGGAATTTTCTTTTAATGCCTGATAAATCATTCGAAAAATTGCATTTCTCTTATCCGCTCTTCTTCCATAAAGTGAACCATATCTTAGAATTGTAAATGGAAGAGAATATCTTTCCCAATATAATTCTGTAAATTTTTCGGCAGATTGTTTTGTTGCTCTATAAAATGATCCTGATTCACTGTAAACATATATTGAACTTGCAAAAACAAATCTTTTTATTCCATTTATTTTTGAAGCTTCTAGAGCATTTAAATTTCCAATAATATTTAGCTGAGCTGCCTTTTCAGGCTCATCAATAGCTTCATTTATATCAGATAAACCTGCAAAATTAAATACAAAATCTTTGTTTTCACATGCTTTAACTAGTTCTTCTTTTTTTAAGATATCTCCAATAATTAAGCTTTGAGAAGGTTGAAGAAACTTTGAAGGTTTATTATCAAAAATAGAAACTTGATATCCTTTATTTGTTAACTCATCGGCAACATGACTTCCAAGAAAGCCAGCACCTCCAATAACCAATACATTTTTATTATTTATCACAATAATATTCCTAAAATTAATATTTAATCAAAAAAATATTCAACAAATTTATAGTTTCACAATTTCATCTGCGTATCTCATTATACCTTCTCTATGAGAAACTAAAAGTATTGTACAATATTTATTTAAACTTTTTAAACTTTCGGAAATTTCTAACTCAGTTTCAAGATCCAAATTTGCCGAAACTTCATCTAAAATAAGAATACAAGGCTTATTTAAAATTGCCCTTGCCAAACATAATCTTTGTTTTTGCCCTGTTGATAGCCCCGAATGATCCTCATTAATAAAATAGTTCAATCCAACGTCATTTATAAAATTATCTATTTTAGCAAGTCTTATAGCGTTATCTATATCTTCTTGGGTAGCTGATACCATAACGCCATATAACAAATTATCTAGAATTGAACCTTTGATTAAAAAAGGTTCAGAACCAACATATCCTACTCGATTTTGAGAATTTTCAAAAAACTCTTTTGGCTCAATCCCATTCAGCAAAATCTTTCCAATACTTGGTTTATATAAGCCTAATATTAAGCTTAATAAAGTACTTTTACCAGATCCACTGGATCCAATGATCGCACATTGTTTACCTGAATGAACCGTTAAATTAAACTTTGAAAATATTTCTTTAGCATCACGGGAATAAAAATAATGCATATCAATTATTTCTATTTTTGGAGATATCATGGAAGATTGAGACAATTGAGTATCTGTATTTCTTTTATTTAAAGATAATTGAGAAGATTCTGATTTTAAATTTATATTATTTTGATTTTTAAAAAAACCAAAAAAATTAACCTCTGTTTTTGATTTATTAAAATCCTTAATATTAATGTTATCAAAAAAATCTAAAGACAATTTAAACTGCTCAAAGTATGTGTTCATTTGTCCTAATGCCCCTAAAACAGATGAAATATTTTGGACAAAACGAATAAATAAATAAATAAAAGAAAGAAGCACAACTCCCGGAATTGGAAATAAAATAGTAGCAGTGTAAATAATAACAATTAATAAAAATATGCCAAGAAATGAAGTCAGCGTGGTAACAAAAATATTTAAAAATGACGATTTAATTGTCAGCGATGAATAATTCATAGCAGAATTTAATAATTCATTTTCTTCAACTTTATTTTTTTTCATAACATTTATAAAAAAAATATTACGAGATACTCTTTCAATTCCTGAATTTAATTTGTACATTTCACTAGGAATTTTTTTAGAAACCAGCTTTACTTTTTTATTAATATATATAACAATTAAACCAACCATTAACATACCTATTAAACTAAAAAATAAGCAGGTAAAAGAAAGTTTAAACATAAAAAATAGGAGTATTAAACATTGAATAGAATAAGATGTAAAATTCATAAAACAGGATATAAAATAAGAAAACTTTGGAGCCAATTCAGATATTTGAAAATGAATTTCAGAAGAACTTGCCAAATTTCTTTTTCCAAAAGAAATTAAATTCATAATTGAAAGAGATTTAAATCTCAGATTAGAAACTTCGAGAACATAATTTGCACCATGCTGATTTAATACTGAAAACACAAATCTAATAAATCCAATTGACAAAAGTAAAATTAAAAAAATATTTGTTGATATATTTTCAACTTTAATTCCAAAAAACATTTCTTTCAACTGA
The genomic region above belongs to Silvanigrella paludirubra and contains:
- a CDS encoding NAD-dependent epimerase/dehydratase family protein, coding for MINNKNVLVIGGAGFLGSHVADELTNKGYQVSIFDNKPSKFLQPSQSLIIGDILKKEELVKACENKDFVFNFAGLSDINEAIDEPEKAAQLNIIGNLNALEASKINGIKRFVFASSIYVYSESGSFYRATKQSAEKFTELYWERYSLPFTILRYGSLYGRRADKRNAIFRMIYQALKENSISYSGTGDEFREYIHAVDAAIMSVNILEDEKYSNKHLILTGTQSYKIRDIMKMISEMLPGRISLDFNNCDSNAHYTMTPYSYSSKVGKKIMINEFVDLGQGILDCIQEISHLEGFSENG
- a CDS encoding ABC transporter ATP-binding protein encodes the protein MKQFKDFLVRLNILGNFFNSSIIKWMIISIISSFMLGIIEINIAILIQFFLASLGMIQLKEMFFGIKVENISTNIFLILLLSIGFIRFVFSVLNQHGANYVLEVSNLRFKSLSIMNLISFGKRNLASSSEIHFQISELAPKFSYFISCFMNFTSYSIQCLILLFFMFKLSFTCLFFSLIGMLMVGLIVIYINKKVKLVSKKIPSEMYKLNSGIERVSRNIFFINVMKKNKVEENELLNSAMNYSSLTIKSSFLNIFVTTLTSFLGIFLLIVIIYTATILFPIPGVVLLSFIYLFIRFVQNISSVLGALGQMNTYFEQFKLSLDFFDNINIKDFNKSKTEVNFFGFFKNQNNINLKSESSQLSLNKRNTDTQLSQSSMISPKIEIIDMHYFYSRDAKEIFSKFNLTVHSGKQCAIIGSSGSGKSTLLSLILGLYKPSIGKILLNGIEPKEFFENSQNRVGYVGSEPFLIKGSILDNLLYGVMVSATQEDIDNAIRLAKIDNFINDVGLNYFINEDHSGLSTGQKQRLCLARAILNKPCILILDEVSANLDLETELEISESLKSLNKYCTILLVSHREGIMRYADEIVKL